In one window of Leptospira sp. WS92.C1 DNA:
- a CDS encoding N-acetyl sugar amidotransferase: protein MCTRCLCDTTISSIRFDSEGICNFCISHDLLMKSYPGAEQTREKLNQLLRQIKKDGIGKNYDCIVGISGGTDSSYTLHLAKELGLRPLAVHFDNGWNTDQSVKNIKAITDALDVDLETYVVDWEEFKELQISFLKASVPCIEAPTDVAIFGTLYRIADQENIKYILGGQSFKTEGTVPKEWSYIDGTYVNTIQKIFGKSKLKHYPGLSLVSLFKYMFIKRIKMIPFLNYVEYSKFTAKALLKDVYGWVDYGGHHYENIYSKFAFGYYQFHKFGIDKRKISLSGPVRSGLLTKKEALAQIEREPDVKEDIVDYCVRKLGITKSEFLEYYNSLNKTYKDYFTSENILKYFKIPIRLMVSLKLVTPVLYEKYFK, encoded by the coding sequence ATGTGTACAAGATGTTTGTGCGATACTACGATTTCCTCGATCCGTTTTGATTCGGAAGGGATCTGTAATTTCTGCATAAGTCATGATTTGCTCATGAAGTCCTATCCCGGTGCGGAACAAACTCGCGAAAAATTGAATCAGCTTTTGAGGCAGATCAAAAAGGACGGAATCGGAAAAAACTACGATTGTATCGTAGGTATCAGCGGGGGAACGGACAGTTCTTATACATTGCATTTAGCAAAGGAATTGGGTCTTCGTCCCTTGGCGGTTCATTTTGATAACGGTTGGAATACGGATCAATCCGTTAAGAATATCAAAGCGATTACCGATGCTCTCGATGTCGATCTGGAAACATACGTAGTGGATTGGGAGGAATTCAAAGAACTGCAGATTTCCTTTTTAAAAGCTTCTGTTCCCTGTATCGAGGCGCCTACGGATGTTGCTATTTTCGGAACCTTGTACAGAATCGCCGATCAGGAAAACATCAAATACATCTTAGGCGGTCAATCCTTTAAAACAGAGGGAACGGTTCCAAAAGAATGGAGTTATATCGACGGAACGTATGTGAATACGATTCAAAAGATATTCGGAAAATCTAAACTGAAGCATTATCCGGGATTGAGTTTAGTAAGTTTGTTTAAATATATGTTTATCAAAAGAATCAAAATGATTCCTTTTTTAAACTATGTGGAATATAGTAAATTTACAGCCAAGGCACTTCTAAAAGACGTGTATGGTTGGGTGGATTACGGCGGTCATCATTACGAAAATATATATTCGAAATTCGCTTTCGGTTATTATCAGTTTCATAAATTTGGAATCGATAAACGAAAGATATCCTTGTCCGGTCCCGTGCGGTCGGGGCTTCTGACAAAAAAAGAAGCTCTGGCCCAGATAGAACGAGAGCCGGACGTTAAGGAAGATATTGTCGATTACTGTGTGCGGAAACTCGGAATAACAAAGTCTGAATTTTTAGAATATTATAATAGTCTGAATAAGACTTATAAGGATTATTTTACGAGCGAGAATATTCTGAAGTATTTTAAGATTCCAATCCGTTTGATGGTTTCTCTGAAATTGGTAACCCCAGTTCTTTATGAAAAATATTTCAAATGA
- the hisH gene encoding imidazole glycerol phosphate synthase subunit HisH: MKNISNDQKVVIVDYGMGNLRSVKMKFERMKYDSVISSDPDEIQNASRLILPGVGHFAEGMKNINDRGLRESLDYAVLQKKIPILGICLGMQLLTRSSEEGNVKGLGWIDADTKKFNFDSVKNQYRIPHVGWNSIKIRRASILLEEVPDVSRFYFTHSYAVQCEIEDESVAETEYGYDFSSVVQKKNIYGTQFHPEKSHQIGLKVIENFIKKS; encoded by the coding sequence ATGAAAAATATTTCAAATGATCAAAAGGTGGTGATCGTCGATTACGGAATGGGGAATCTGCGTTCCGTAAAAATGAAGTTCGAACGGATGAAGTATGATTCCGTAATTTCTTCCGATCCCGATGAGATTCAGAACGCGTCGCGGTTGATTTTGCCGGGAGTAGGCCATTTTGCGGAAGGAATGAAAAACATAAACGATCGAGGTCTCAGAGAATCTTTGGATTATGCAGTTCTCCAAAAAAAAATCCCGATCTTAGGAATTTGTCTCGGAATGCAGCTGTTGACACGTTCGAGTGAGGAAGGCAATGTGAAAGGTCTCGGGTGGATTGATGCAGATACGAAAAAATTCAATTTCGATTCGGTTAAGAATCAATACCGTATTCCGCACGTCGGTTGGAACTCGATTAAGATACGGAGAGCTTCCATTCTTCTCGAAGAAGTTCCGGACGTATCAAGATTTTATTTTACCCATTCTTATGCCGTACAATGCGAGATCGAAGACGAATCAGTCGCCGAAACCGAATACGGCTATGACTTTTCTTCGGTGGTACAGAAGAAAAATATTTACGGCACTCAGTTTCATCCTGAAAAGAGTCATCAGATTGGATTGAAAGTGATCGAGAATTTTATCAAAAAGTCGTGA
- a CDS encoding DapH/DapD/GlmU-related protein, with protein sequence MIRLLKKILPETILNRIIIKRRDFRSSSWHFKKIASVGKGTTYEKGFKIYNGHKNIQIGNNVFLVDTLLNAGDDLGSITIGNSVTFGHRVMVLARGHEYKKNGKERQQAITEKPIRIEDDAWIGSGSILLAGIIIGKGSVVGAGSVVTKNIPPKCIYAGNPAKLIKKL encoded by the coding sequence ATGATCAGATTACTAAAAAAAATTCTACCTGAAACAATACTCAATCGAATTATAATCAAGCGTAGAGATTTTCGCAGTTCTTCTTGGCATTTTAAAAAAATTGCAAGCGTTGGCAAAGGAACCACTTATGAAAAAGGTTTTAAGATATATAACGGACATAAAAATATTCAAATTGGAAACAATGTATTTTTGGTGGATACGCTTCTGAATGCAGGTGATGATTTGGGCTCGATTACAATTGGGAATTCTGTTACATTCGGACATAGAGTAATGGTTCTCGCCCGAGGCCATGAATATAAAAAAAATGGAAAAGAGCGTCAACAGGCGATTACAGAAAAGCCGATTCGAATTGAAGATGATGCGTGGATTGGGAGCGGTTCTATTCTTCTTGCTGGAATAATCATAGGTAAAGGAAGTGTGGTCGGAGCAGGTTCCGTTGTAACAAAGAATATTCCTCCAAAGTGTATTTATGCCGGAAATCCCGCAAAATTGATTAAGAAATTATAA
- a CDS encoding DapH/DapD/GlmU-related protein, with amino-acid sequence MNSKLSIGKGVSINHNVEIDYSGGIVIEDDVWISQNCLIETHTHEITQKDKNSWKISRSPLVIGSDSWIGAGSIIMNSVEKIGKGAIVAAGAVVTKTVEDWDIVAGVPAKKIGSRLNK; translated from the coding sequence ATGAATTCAAAGTTATCGATAGGAAAAGGAGTTTCGATCAATCACAACGTTGAGATCGATTATAGCGGCGGAATCGTCATCGAAGACGACGTATGGATCAGTCAAAATTGTCTGATCGAGACTCATACTCATGAGATCACTCAAAAAGATAAAAATTCCTGGAAGATTAGTAGATCCCCGCTTGTGATCGGATCGGATTCTTGGATCGGAGCCGGTTCTATTATCATGAATTCCGTCGAAAAAATCGGTAAAGGTGCGATTGTCGCCGCCGGAGCAGTCGTTACAAAGACGGTTGAAGATTGGGATATCGTCGCAGGTGTTCCGGCAAAAAAAATCGGAAGCAGATTGAATAAGTAA
- a CDS encoding glycosyltransferase family 2 protein: protein MYKKQKISLVIPAYNEQKLIEPTLSNVPKVIDKIYVVDDCSPDQQNDVILNCAKKDKRIQLLKHTVNQGPGGAIITGYLQSAEDGFDITIVVGGDHQMDLSEVSHFLDPIIDGEADYVKGNRFILDKLEDTLSKMPKSRLLGNILITALTKIASGYYKTMDVVEGYTAISRRAILTINWKRAWKRYGYPMDFLIRMNAYGFKIKDVPRTAIYLPGERQSQIKGFQYAMKVSPMLLKNFLWRLKFKYIYRDFHPLVMFYYFSFFLIPVGLLSGITLAVDYFFYGGHFVTPSRSIFTALLLISGFQFLLFAMLFDMEEGK, encoded by the coding sequence ATGTATAAAAAGCAAAAAATATCTCTCGTCATACCTGCATACAACGAACAAAAATTGATCGAACCGACACTAAGCAACGTACCAAAGGTTATCGATAAAATTTATGTAGTGGATGATTGTAGTCCGGATCAACAAAACGATGTGATTCTAAACTGCGCGAAAAAAGATAAACGTATCCAACTGCTAAAACATACCGTAAATCAGGGACCAGGTGGAGCGATCATCACCGGATATCTGCAATCCGCAGAAGACGGTTTTGATATTACGATCGTAGTGGGCGGAGATCATCAGATGGATCTATCGGAGGTTTCCCATTTTTTGGATCCGATTATAGACGGCGAAGCGGATTACGTTAAGGGAAACCGTTTTATTCTCGATAAACTGGAAGACACTTTGTCGAAAATGCCTAAGTCCCGTCTGCTTGGAAATATTCTCATCACCGCGCTCACTAAAATCGCTTCGGGGTATTACAAAACCATGGACGTGGTGGAAGGATATACCGCGATTTCTCGCCGCGCGATTCTTACGATAAACTGGAAGAGGGCGTGGAAGCGATACGGATATCCGATGGACTTTTTGATTCGGATGAATGCGTACGGGTTCAAAATCAAAGATGTTCCTAGGACGGCCATCTATCTACCGGGTGAACGACAGTCGCAGATCAAAGGATTCCAATATGCGATGAAGGTTTCTCCTATGCTTTTGAAGAATTTTTTATGGAGACTTAAGTTTAAATACATATACAGAGATTTTCATCCGCTGGTCATGTTTTATTATTTTTCATTTTTCCTGATTCCGGTGGGCCTGCTATCCGGGATCACTTTGGCGGTGGATTATTTCTTTTACGGCGGACATTTCGTAACTCCGTCGAGATCGATATTCACCGCTCTTCTTCTTATATCGGGATTTCAATTTCTTCTTTTTGCCATGCTGTTTGATATGGAAGAAGGAAAATAG
- a CDS encoding AglZ/HisF2 family acetamidino modification protein codes for MLLPRIIPVLLLSGKGLVKGVQFKDHKYVGDPINAVQIFNTKEVDELIFLDILATKEKRIPSLEVIQTIADQCLMPFGVGGGITSLSEVREILKAGAEKVSINTGVLENFSLIREVSETFGSQSIVISLDIKKNWLGKYQVFTRCGSKAVSGSVTEIAKKAEEFGAGEILLNNIDRDGMMEGYDLELLSEVCKSVTIPVIASGGAGSYEHLKDGIVSGASAVAAGSLFVFHGRRRAVLISYPDVDQKETITGQK; via the coding sequence ATGTTACTTCCACGCATCATTCCTGTTTTACTTTTAAGCGGCAAGGGTCTTGTGAAAGGAGTTCAGTTTAAAGACCATAAATATGTCGGTGATCCGATCAATGCGGTGCAGATTTTCAATACTAAGGAAGTGGATGAGCTTATCTTTTTAGACATTCTTGCGACTAAGGAGAAACGGATTCCTTCCCTAGAGGTGATTCAAACGATAGCGGATCAGTGCCTGATGCCCTTCGGAGTCGGAGGAGGAATCACTTCGCTTTCGGAAGTAAGAGAAATATTAAAGGCGGGCGCTGAAAAAGTTTCGATCAATACAGGAGTGCTGGAAAATTTTTCTCTCATCAGAGAGGTCTCCGAAACTTTTGGAAGTCAGAGTATCGTGATCTCTCTGGATATTAAAAAGAACTGGTTGGGAAAGTATCAGGTTTTTACCCGATGCGGATCCAAAGCGGTAAGTGGTTCCGTTACTGAAATCGCTAAGAAGGCGGAAGAGTTCGGAGCGGGTGAAATTTTATTAAACAATATAGATCGGGACGGAATGATGGAAGGTTACGATCTGGAGTTACTTTCCGAAGTCTGCAAATCGGTCACGATTCCCGTAATTGCAAGTGGCGGCGCCGGATCTTATGAACACCTAAAGGACGGTATAGTCAGCGGAGCGTCAGCCGTAGCCGCGGGGAGTCTTTTTGTGTTTCATGGACGAAGAAGAGCTGTTTTAATCAGCTATCCCGATGTGGACCAAAAAGAAACGATCACAGGCCAAAAATGA
- a CDS encoding glycosyl transferase, which translates to MRPTRLYVAADGPRESRPAESIFCEEVRSIFKSIDWDCEIKTLYRDKNIGCRLAVSKGIDWFFENEEEGIILEDDCLPSEDFFRFCSIMLNEYRNHTRIMHISGTNFIPFIDKTEKRNIYFSRYPQVWGWATWRRAWKEYLRDPDIWNQEAISPWKNSPTQVQRFWKQHFGKAYAGNIDTWDFQWVYTLNILNAFAINPPINLVQNIGFGIQSSHTNSTNDPRGKIGVGELPKEILSPSVIVRNENFDLYIESKYFSSSSWIRKVVTYIIRKINF; encoded by the coding sequence ATGAGACCTACTCGTCTTTATGTTGCTGCAGATGGCCCTCGTGAAAGTCGACCAGCCGAGTCAATCTTCTGTGAAGAAGTTCGTTCGATTTTTAAGTCGATTGACTGGGATTGTGAGATCAAAACTCTCTACCGAGATAAAAATATCGGTTGTAGACTCGCTGTCTCCAAGGGTATAGACTGGTTTTTTGAAAATGAAGAAGAAGGAATTATTTTAGAAGATGATTGTCTTCCCTCTGAAGATTTTTTTCGATTCTGTAGTATTATGTTAAACGAATATCGAAATCATACTCGTATTATGCATATTAGTGGAACAAATTTTATTCCTTTTATAGACAAAACTGAAAAGAGGAATATCTATTTCTCTCGGTATCCGCAGGTTTGGGGTTGGGCGACTTGGAGGAGAGCTTGGAAAGAATATTTAAGAGATCCGGATATATGGAATCAGGAAGCGATTTCTCCTTGGAAGAATAGTCCAACGCAGGTTCAAAGATTCTGGAAACAACATTTTGGAAAAGCATATGCTGGCAATATCGATACCTGGGACTTTCAATGGGTATATACTCTCAATATCTTGAACGCATTTGCAATCAATCCTCCGATCAATCTTGTTCAGAATATCGGATTTGGGATACAATCAAGTCATACAAATTCTACTAACGATCCGCGTGGAAAGATCGGGGTTGGTGAACTTCCAAAAGAAATTTTGTCTCCTTCAGTTATCGTTAGAAATGAGAATTTCGATCTTTACATTGAATCGAAGTATTTTAGTTCCTCCTCATGGATCCGAAAAGTTGTTACTTATATAATAAGAAAGATAAATTTTTAA
- a CDS encoding glycosyltransferase family 2 protein produces the protein MQLESIISIITPSFNQGKFIEKTLRSVIFQKGDFWIDFVIMDGGSKDQSVEIIQNYEEQLRQFCEKENHYDLQFYVNRKDSEFLKCLGVSYRWKSEKDKGQSDALSKGFSKGIGRIFAWINSDDNYISDDVFQHVFSHFDSKTEVLVGDTIALDSNGTELWRQKPPKPTIFSMLYKQIAPPQPAVFFTQSLFQRVGGLNETLRYVMDIDLWFRFLFAKAKFKKVEKLYAIQVYHEDAKSLEGGGLFAAFQPEDKAMKKQYKLRLGNVHYLYQFFYILYKIAYRTAKFLLRR, from the coding sequence ATGCAGTTAGAATCTATCATTTCTATAATTACCCCTTCCTTCAATCAAGGCAAATTTATCGAAAAGACACTTCGTTCCGTAATCTTTCAAAAAGGTGATTTTTGGATTGATTTTGTCATCATGGATGGAGGCTCTAAAGACCAATCCGTTGAAATTATCCAAAATTACGAAGAACAACTGCGTCAATTTTGTGAGAAAGAGAATCATTATGATTTGCAATTTTACGTAAATCGAAAGGACTCAGAATTTTTAAAATGTCTTGGAGTTTCGTATCGATGGAAATCAGAAAAGGATAAAGGGCAAAGTGATGCTTTGAGTAAAGGATTTTCCAAAGGAATCGGTCGTATTTTTGCTTGGATCAACTCTGATGACAATTATATTTCCGATGATGTATTTCAACATGTATTCTCTCACTTTGATTCTAAAACGGAAGTATTGGTCGGAGACACAATTGCATTAGATTCAAATGGCACTGAATTATGGAGGCAAAAACCTCCTAAGCCTACAATCTTTTCAATGTTATATAAGCAGATCGCTCCTCCACAACCGGCTGTTTTTTTTACTCAATCCTTGTTTCAGAGAGTCGGTGGACTGAATGAAACATTGCGCTATGTAATGGATATTGACCTCTGGTTTCGTTTTCTTTTCGCAAAGGCGAAATTTAAAAAAGTAGAAAAACTTTACGCGATACAAGTTTATCACGAAGATGCGAAATCTTTAGAGGGTGGTGGTCTTTTCGCAGCATTTCAACCCGAAGATAAAGCAATGAAAAAACAGTATAAACTTCGTCTAGGCAATGTTCATTATTTGTATCAGTTCTTTTATATCTTGTATAAAATTGCTTATAGGACCGCTAAATTTTTGTTGAGACGCTAA
- a CDS encoding DegT/DnrJ/EryC1/StrS family aminotransferase, with protein sequence MSQQFILDIEFILKAIEEKNGKSANEEYNKILNFLTDTESAWITSASVPLLKLLYEKKNSSDGDFLFRILNQLRIVKTPAYLTLSENQSWSDLHFQIMELAAKLIDAKILSANPEYLKSNGLVIAPEAVLGFESPRQIPFVDLKTQYRNLNREIDRAIDSTIARTAFIGGSSNVDIKEFEEKFSNYLGIKHCVSCANGTDSLEILLRSFGIGPEDEVIVPALSWISTSEAVSSMGAKPVFVDIEENHFTIDTNLIEKKITNRTKAIIPVHLYGHPADMGPILKLARKYNLYVIEDCAQAHGAEYEGQLVGTIGDAGSFSLFPGKNLGAYGDAGCIVTKDDEIASKARMIANHGQLEKHNHVLEGRNSRMDGIQASILNVKLPRLKEWTEDRRTNAKTYHEKLKNLDLLLPKEAKNVKHVYHLFVIRSAKRSQLQSALKKGGVETSIHYPTPLPFLNAYKQEGYTKLDFPVAAECCEEILSLPMFPELRLLDIEFISNIIKKELS encoded by the coding sequence ATGTCGCAGCAGTTTATATTAGATATAGAATTCATTTTAAAGGCGATTGAAGAGAAAAACGGGAAATCCGCCAACGAAGAATATAACAAAATTCTAAACTTCCTGACGGATACTGAATCCGCTTGGATCACTTCCGCCTCGGTTCCTTTGTTAAAACTTTTATACGAAAAAAAGAATTCTTCCGATGGCGATTTTTTATTTCGAATATTGAACCAGCTCAGAATCGTAAAAACACCCGCGTATCTCACTCTCTCTGAAAATCAATCCTGGTCGGATTTACACTTTCAGATTATGGAATTGGCTGCAAAATTGATCGATGCAAAGATTCTGAGCGCGAATCCGGAATATCTAAAATCAAACGGTCTTGTGATCGCTCCGGAAGCGGTTCTTGGTTTTGAATCCCCGCGACAGATCCCCTTTGTCGATTTAAAAACACAATATCGAAATTTGAATCGGGAAATCGATCGTGCAATAGACTCTACGATCGCGAGAACGGCGTTTATCGGCGGCTCGAGTAATGTCGATATCAAAGAATTCGAGGAGAAATTTTCAAACTATCTCGGAATCAAACACTGCGTCAGTTGTGCCAACGGCACCGATTCTTTGGAAATTCTACTAAGATCCTTTGGAATCGGTCCGGAGGATGAGGTAATCGTTCCCGCGCTTTCCTGGATCTCCACTTCCGAAGCCGTATCAAGCATGGGTGCGAAACCTGTGTTTGTGGATATTGAAGAAAATCATTTTACCATCGATACAAATCTTATCGAGAAAAAAATAACGAATCGTACGAAAGCAATCATACCGGTGCATCTTTACGGACATCCGGCGGATATGGGGCCGATTCTAAAATTGGCACGTAAGTATAATTTGTATGTCATAGAAGATTGTGCGCAAGCTCATGGAGCGGAATACGAAGGACAACTCGTCGGTACGATCGGGGACGCGGGATCGTTCAGTCTTTTTCCCGGAAAAAATCTCGGAGCCTACGGAGACGCAGGCTGTATCGTTACCAAAGATGACGAAATCGCCTCCAAAGCAAGAATGATCGCCAATCACGGACAATTAGAAAAACACAATCACGTTCTCGAAGGTCGTAATAGTAGAATGGATGGAATCCAGGCGTCGATCTTGAACGTAAAACTTCCCAGACTCAAGGAATGGACCGAAGATCGAAGAACGAATGCAAAAACATATCATGAAAAGCTGAAGAATCTTGATTTGCTTCTTCCAAAAGAAGCAAAGAATGTTAAACATGTGTATCATTTATTTGTAATACGAAGCGCAAAACGATCGCAGCTGCAATCGGCTCTCAAAAAAGGCGGAGTTGAAACCTCGATTCACTATCCGACTCCGCTTCCGTTTTTGAACGCTTATAAACAAGAGGGATACACAAAACTGGACTTTCCTGTCGCAGCTGAGTGCTGTGAGGAGATATTGAGCCTTCCGATGTTTCCCGAACTTCGCCTCTTGGACATTGAATTCATTTCAAATATTATCAAAAAAGAGTTAAGCTGA